Proteins co-encoded in one Bradyrhizobium sp. 170 genomic window:
- a CDS encoding DUF1326 domain-containing protein: MATSDWRLEGEWIKNCNCAFGCPCDFNALPTQGYCKGMVGMRITKGHFEGTRLDGLVFAVTVDFPGALHEGNGQSQPIIDERATAEQREALFNILSGENSAEGTLFHIFSLIVTKKHKPVFAPFEFSFDKNGRVARVVAKGVLETEVEPIKNPVTGEPHRIQVVMPEGFEHKAAEVASANIRSTGAIKFDTKGTHSSLANVVQTPEGVAA, translated from the coding sequence ATGGCTACATCCGACTGGCGTCTCGAAGGCGAATGGATCAAGAACTGCAATTGCGCGTTTGGCTGTCCGTGCGATTTCAATGCCCTGCCGACCCAGGGATATTGCAAGGGCATGGTCGGCATGCGGATTACCAAAGGGCATTTTGAGGGCACCAGGCTCGACGGCCTGGTTTTTGCTGTCACCGTCGATTTTCCCGGCGCGCTGCACGAGGGCAATGGCCAGTCGCAGCCGATCATTGACGAACGCGCGACGGCGGAGCAGCGCGAAGCGCTCTTCAACATCCTGTCAGGCGAGAACTCCGCCGAAGGCACGCTGTTTCACATCTTCAGTCTGATCGTGACAAAAAAACATAAGCCGGTGTTTGCGCCGTTCGAGTTTTCGTTCGACAAGAATGGACGTGTGGCGCGTGTCGTAGCCAAGGGCGTGCTGGAGACCGAGGTCGAGCCGATCAAGAATCCGGTGACGGGAGAGCCTCACCGCATCCAGGTCGTGATGCCCGAGGGCTTCGAGCACAAGGCTGCCGAGGTCGCTTCGGCCAACATCCGCTCGACCGGCGCGATCAAGTTCGACACCAAGGGCACGCACAGTTCGCTCGCCAATGTCGTCCAGACGCCGGAGGGCGTTGCGGCCTAG
- a CDS encoding TrmJ/YjtD family RNA methyltransferase, with translation MSGSGTDKTKSGWDLAGPVVILVEPQLGENIGMAARAMGNFALSRLRIVNPRDGWPNIAAQRAAAGADQILEQAQLFDTVEQAVADLTLLFATTARAHDQAKPVVAPAEAAGEIVAHVGSGGGVGIMFGRERYGLQNEEVALANRIITFPVNPGFASLNLAQAVLLIGYEWFKLSTGGALPFAMPERSEPASQHQMQAFFDNLVRELDKVEFLRPREKRETMLVNLRNIFTRMDPTKQDMHTLHGVVMAIAEGRKGPAKGGVLDGEQATRLRALLAEHGQGPAVPGDSSTVRGLARLLRRNPTDAERLLWQALTRDRRFAGQFKRQTPVGRHIPDFVSFVHRLAIELVNPNESEAIVADRARRKTWLEARDYRVIEMRVADVEADLATELERLEKAVGWAKAR, from the coding sequence ATGTCCGGTTCGGGCACCGATAAAACCAAGTCTGGTTGGGACTTAGCCGGACCCGTTGTGATCCTCGTCGAGCCGCAGCTCGGCGAGAACATCGGCATGGCCGCGCGCGCGATGGGCAATTTCGCGCTTTCCCGTCTAAGAATCGTCAATCCGCGCGACGGCTGGCCGAACATCGCGGCGCAGCGGGCGGCGGCCGGTGCCGACCAGATTCTGGAACAGGCCCAATTGTTCGACACGGTCGAGCAGGCGGTCGCCGACCTGACGCTCTTGTTCGCCACCACGGCCCGCGCTCATGACCAGGCCAAGCCGGTGGTCGCACCGGCAGAAGCGGCGGGCGAGATCGTGGCGCATGTCGGCAGCGGCGGCGGGGTCGGCATCATGTTCGGCCGGGAGCGCTATGGCCTGCAGAACGAGGAGGTGGCGCTCGCCAACCGGATCATCACCTTCCCGGTCAACCCGGGTTTCGCCTCGCTGAATCTAGCGCAGGCGGTGCTGCTGATCGGCTACGAGTGGTTCAAGCTGTCGACGGGCGGCGCCCTGCCGTTCGCGATGCCGGAGCGGTCCGAGCCGGCCTCGCAGCACCAGATGCAGGCGTTCTTCGACAATCTGGTCCGGGAACTCGACAAGGTCGAATTCCTGCGCCCGCGCGAGAAGCGGGAGACCATGCTGGTGAACCTGCGCAACATCTTCACCCGCATGGACCCGACCAAGCAGGACATGCACACCCTGCACGGGGTGGTGATGGCGATCGCCGAAGGCCGCAAGGGTCCGGCCAAGGGCGGCGTGCTGGATGGCGAGCAGGCCACAAGGCTGCGGGCGCTGCTGGCCGAGCACGGGCAGGGGCCGGCGGTTCCCGGCGACAGCTCGACCGTGCGCGGGCTCGCCCGGCTGCTGCGTCGCAACCCGACCGACGCCGAGCGGCTCCTGTGGCAGGCGCTGACCCGCGACCGGCGTTTTGCCGGCCAGTTCAAGCGCCAGACGCCGGTGGGGCGACACATTCCGGATTTCGTTTCGTTCGTGCACCGGCTGGCGATCGAACTCGTCAACCCGAACGAGTCGGAGGCCATCGTTGCCGATCGCGCCCGGCGGAAGACGTGGCTGGAGGCACGCGACTACCGCGTGATCGAGATGCGGGTCGCCGATGTCGAGGCTGATCTGGCGACGGAACTTGAGCGGCTCGAAAAAGCCGTAGGGTGGGCAAAGGCGCGCTAG
- a CDS encoding alpha/beta fold hydrolase, with protein sequence MRGRWSLAILGVVLILAGGLLAHFTQTAGGIRIQDVRFKGATGNAMSALLYIPANATPQIPAPGILAVHGYINSRETQDGFAIEFARRGYVVLALDQTGHGYSDPPAFANGFGGPDGLAYLRSLEFVDKNNIGLEGHSMGGWTVLAAATAAPNDYKSMVLEGSSTGKPFAAEGTPSWPRNVALVFAQYEEFSSLMWGVDKARDVTQSPKLWALFGTQGPVEPGKVYGDIAQGTARVLHTPAITHPAEHISHEAIGYSLDWFAKTLQGGTPRPVDDQIWFRKEIGTLIALFGFIALLIGAFDGLLEAPMYSRLRLPEVADGTMPEHTAASGRRWTAAFILSAFIPALTYYPAFALGGTFVKPSAVLPQGITNQILVWAVINGLITLALMRFAPKRASRSGIVAQSIVIAIASVTIGYAALWLADLTFKIDFRFWIVALKLMSAKQFLIFLIYLVPFTAFFVIALHVLHRNFSTMAAPRGALYLTNILALTLGFIVLVGGQYAILWLTGKLFNPLPDPGFVPPSTIVAIQFVPLLAICAVIATFTWRRTGSSLPGALICGLFVTWYVVAGTATQAAI encoded by the coding sequence ATGCGCGGCAGGTGGTCGTTGGCGATACTGGGCGTGGTCCTGATCCTGGCGGGCGGCCTGCTCGCCCATTTCACGCAGACCGCAGGCGGCATCAGGATCCAGGATGTCAGGTTCAAGGGCGCCACGGGCAACGCCATGAGCGCCCTGCTCTACATCCCAGCGAATGCCACGCCGCAGATCCCCGCCCCCGGCATCCTTGCGGTCCACGGCTACATCAATTCCCGCGAAACCCAGGACGGCTTTGCCATCGAATTCGCCCGCCGCGGATATGTGGTGCTCGCCCTCGACCAGACCGGCCACGGCTATAGCGACCCGCCCGCTTTCGCCAACGGTTTTGGCGGCCCCGATGGGCTGGCTTATCTGCGCAGTCTCGAATTCGTCGACAAGAACAATATCGGGCTCGAAGGCCACTCGATGGGCGGCTGGACCGTGCTGGCGGCGGCCACCGCTGCGCCCAACGACTACAAATCGATGGTGCTGGAGGGCTCGTCCACCGGCAAGCCGTTCGCCGCCGAAGGGACCCCAAGCTGGCCGCGAAACGTGGCGCTGGTCTTCGCCCAGTATGAAGAGTTCTCAAGCCTGATGTGGGGCGTCGACAAGGCCCGCGACGTCACCCAGAGCCCGAAGCTGTGGGCGCTGTTCGGCACGCAAGGCCCGGTGGAACCAGGCAAGGTCTATGGCGACATCGCGCAGGGAACGGCGCGCGTGCTCCACACCCCCGCCATCACCCATCCGGCCGAACACATCTCCCACGAGGCCATCGGTTACAGCCTCGACTGGTTCGCCAAAACCCTGCAGGGCGGCACGCCCCGCCCGGTCGATGACCAGATCTGGTTCCGCAAGGAGATCGGCACGCTGATCGCGCTGTTCGGCTTTATCGCGCTGCTGATCGGGGCCTTCGATGGCCTGCTGGAAGCGCCGATGTATTCCCGCCTGCGGCTGCCTGAGGTGGCCGATGGCACCATGCCGGAGCACACCGCGGCGAGCGGCCGGCGCTGGACCGCGGCCTTCATCCTGTCCGCCTTCATCCCGGCGCTGACTTATTATCCGGCGTTTGCGCTGGGCGGGACGTTCGTAAAACCCTCAGCCGTCCTGCCGCAAGGCATCACCAACCAGATCCTGGTCTGGGCCGTCATCAACGGCCTGATCACGCTGGCCCTGATGCGGTTCGCACCCAAACGCGCCAGCCGGTCGGGCATCGTCGCCCAATCGATCGTGATCGCGATCGCGTCAGTTACGATCGGCTATGCGGCGCTATGGCTCGCCGACCTCACCTTCAAGATCGACTTCCGGTTCTGGATCGTCGCGCTGAAGCTGATGAGCGCGAAGCAGTTTTTGATCTTCCTGATCTATCTCGTGCCGTTCACGGCGTTTTTCGTGATCGCGCTGCACGTCCTGCACCGCAATTTCTCGACCATGGCGGCGCCCCGCGGGGCGCTTTATTTAACCAATATCCTGGCGTTGACGCTGGGCTTTATCGTGCTCGTGGGCGGGCAATACGCCATTCTCTGGCTCACCGGAAAACTGTTCAACCCGCTGCCCGACCCCGGCTTCGTGCCGCCCTCGACCATCGTCGCCATCCAGTTCGTGCCGCTGCTGGCGATCTGTGCCGTGATCGCGACCTTCACCTGGCGGCGGACCGGCTCCAGCCTGCCCGGCGCCCTGATCTGCGGCCTGTTCGTGACCTGGTACGTGGTCGCGGGGACGGCAACCCAGGCAGCAATATAA
- a CDS encoding NADP-dependent isocitrate dehydrogenase: MAKIKVTNPVVELDGDEMTRIIWQYIKDKLITPFLDVELLYFDLGMEYRDQTNDQVTIDAANAIKKVGVGVKCATITPDEARVKEFGLKEMWKSPNGTIRNILGGVIFREPIICKNVPRLVPGWTKPIIIGRHAYGDQYRATDFKFPGAGTLSMKFVGADGTVIEKEVFKSPDAGVAMGMYNLDDSIIDFARASLNYGLLRGYPVYLSTKNTILKVYDGRFKDIFQDIYDREFKKEFEAKRLTYEHRLIDDMVASALKWSGGYVWACKNYDGDVQSDTVAQGYGSLGLMTSVLLTPDGKTVEAEAAHGTVTRHYREHQKGKETSTNSIASIFAWTRGLSHRAKLDNNPELAKFADTLEKVCVATVEEGYMTKDLALLVGADQRWLSTTGFLDKVSDNLAKAMAA; the protein is encoded by the coding sequence ATGGCAAAAATCAAGGTGACCAACCCCGTCGTCGAACTCGATGGCGACGAGATGACCCGGATCATCTGGCAGTACATCAAGGACAAGCTGATCACCCCCTTCCTCGATGTCGAGCTTTTGTATTTTGACCTCGGAATGGAGTACCGCGACCAGACCAACGACCAGGTCACGATCGACGCCGCCAACGCCATCAAGAAGGTCGGCGTCGGCGTCAAATGCGCCACCATCACCCCCGACGAGGCCCGGGTGAAGGAATTCGGCCTGAAGGAAATGTGGAAGTCGCCGAACGGCACCATCCGCAACATCCTCGGCGGCGTGATCTTCCGCGAGCCGATCATCTGCAAGAACGTGCCGCGCCTGGTTCCCGGCTGGACCAAGCCGATCATCATCGGCCGCCACGCCTATGGCGACCAGTACCGCGCCACCGATTTCAAGTTCCCCGGCGCAGGCACGCTGTCGATGAAGTTCGTCGGCGCAGACGGCACCGTGATCGAGAAGGAAGTGTTCAAGTCCCCCGATGCCGGCGTCGCGATGGGCATGTACAATCTCGACGATTCCATCATCGACTTCGCCCGCGCCTCGCTGAACTACGGCCTCTTGCGCGGCTATCCGGTCTATCTCTCGACCAAGAACACGATTCTGAAGGTCTATGACGGCCGCTTCAAGGACATCTTCCAGGACATCTACGACCGCGAATTCAAGAAGGAATTCGAGGCCAAGCGGCTCACTTACGAACACCGCCTGATCGACGACATGGTCGCTTCCGCGCTGAAATGGTCCGGCGGCTATGTCTGGGCCTGCAAGAACTACGACGGCGACGTGCAGTCGGATACGGTTGCCCAGGGCTACGGCTCGCTCGGCTTGATGACCTCGGTGCTGCTGACGCCCGACGGCAAGACGGTGGAAGCCGAAGCCGCGCACGGCACGGTGACCCGGCACTACCGCGAGCACCAGAAGGGCAAGGAGACCTCGACCAACTCCATCGCGTCGATCTTCGCCTGGACCCGCGGCCTGTCCCACCGCGCCAAGCTCGACAACAACCCAGAGCTCGCGAAATTCGCCGATACGCTGGAAAAGGTCTGCGTCGCGACCGTCGAGGAAGGCTACATGACCAAGGACCTCGCGCTCCTGGTCGGCGCCGACCAGCGCTGGCTGTCCACGACCGGCTTCCTCGACAAGGTCTCGGACAACCTCGCCAAGGCGATGGCAGCGTAA
- a CDS encoding DUF3455 domain-containing protein, with translation MFLTGSLVNATAQTSLPEAIAAPGETAILKLHAEGAQVYECKTGADGALAWALREPIATLVSDGKTVGRHYAGPNWEYSDGSAVVGQVVGTAPGQVAMDIPWLKLAVASRRGNGVLSPVTTVQRINTMGGKLNGACYKAGAYESVPYSADYVFLRKG, from the coding sequence ATCTTTCTCACCGGGTCGCTCGTCAACGCGACCGCCCAGACATCACTTCCCGAGGCCATCGCAGCTCCGGGTGAAACCGCAATTCTCAAGCTGCATGCCGAAGGCGCGCAGGTCTACGAATGCAAGACCGGCGCCGACGGCGCACTCGCCTGGGCGCTTCGCGAGCCGATCGCGACGCTTGTTTCGGACGGCAAGACGGTCGGCCGGCATTATGCCGGACCGAACTGGGAGTACAGCGACGGCAGCGCGGTGGTCGGCCAGGTCGTCGGCACGGCCCCGGGGCAGGTCGCAATGGACATTCCCTGGCTGAAGCTCGCAGTAGCTTCCCGGCGCGGCAACGGTGTTCTCAGTCCGGTGACGACAGTGCAACGGATCAACACGATGGGTGGAAAGCTCAATGGCGCCTGCTACAAGGCAGGCGCCTATGAAAGCGTCCCCTACTCGGCCGATTACGTGTTCCTGCGCAAGGGCTGA
- a CDS encoding DUF3455 domain-containing protein has product MPIVRNAALALLLSSTSVLSASAQTLLPDAIAAPGETVVLTLHAEGAQLYECKAGADGKLAWAFREPVAALLLDGKTVGRHYTGPNWEHIDSSAVVGKAAGNAPGATPNDIPWLKLTVTSGRGTGILSGVTTVQRINTVGGKLEGDCDKAGTYRNAPYSADYVFLRKG; this is encoded by the coding sequence ATGCCGATTGTCCGGAATGCCGCACTCGCTCTGCTTTTGTCATCGACGTCAGTTTTGAGCGCCTCCGCCCAGACCCTCCTTCCCGACGCCATCGCCGCGCCCGGAGAGACCGTCGTGCTCACACTCCATGCCGAAGGCGCGCAGCTCTACGAATGCAAGGCCGGCGCCGACGGCAAGCTGGCCTGGGCATTCCGTGAACCGGTCGCAGCCTTGCTGCTCGACGGCAAGACCGTCGGCCGGCACTATACCGGGCCGAACTGGGAACACATCGACTCCAGCGCCGTCGTCGGCAAGGCCGCCGGCAACGCGCCTGGCGCCACGCCGAACGATATTCCCTGGCTCAAGCTGACGGTAACGTCCGGGCGCGGCACCGGCATCCTCTCCGGCGTCACGACGGTGCAGCGGATCAATACGGTCGGCGGCAAGCTCGAGGGCGATTGCGACAAGGCGGGCACCTATCGCAACGCGCCCTACTCGGCGGACTACGTATTTCTGCGCAAGGGCTGA
- a CDS encoding DUF2270 domain-containing protein has translation MSVTASSETHRQHAFNSAEMGAIAHLYRGEVYRSTIWRTRLDNTTNWAIVTMGIALSTTFSSPEASPLPLLLVGLLIAVFLGMEARRYRYFNVWRARARWMEMNFYAPIFTGEARDDSWQVVLGRDYTAPRHHISFVRAAGRRLRRNYVWILAVQVIAYYGKIAIHPTPASTLAEFVDRAAVGPIPGWVVLMIGFAYNFGWLAFALGTMWLDQRQHRATGDKVAMG, from the coding sequence ATGTCTGTTACGGCTTCCAGCGAAACACACCGCCAACACGCCTTCAATTCTGCTGAAATGGGCGCCATCGCTCATCTCTACCGGGGCGAAGTCTACCGTTCGACGATCTGGAGAACGCGGCTCGACAACACGACCAACTGGGCGATCGTCACAATGGGCATCGCCCTGTCGACGACCTTTTCGAGCCCGGAGGCTTCACCCCTGCCGCTCCTGCTCGTAGGCCTGCTCATCGCCGTGTTTCTCGGCATGGAGGCGCGACGTTATCGCTACTTCAATGTCTGGCGCGCGCGAGCGCGGTGGATGGAGATGAATTTCTACGCGCCAATATTCACCGGTGAAGCCCGCGACGATAGCTGGCAGGTGGTGCTCGGGCGCGACTACACGGCGCCCCGCCATCACATTTCGTTTGTCCGCGCGGCGGGACGGCGGCTGCGTCGCAACTACGTCTGGATTCTCGCTGTCCAGGTGATTGCCTATTACGGCAAGATAGCGATCCATCCGACGCCTGCGTCAACCCTGGCGGAATTTGTCGATCGCGCCGCAGTCGGACCGATTCCCGGCTGGGTCGTTCTGATGATAGGCTTTGCCTACAATTTCGGCTGGCTGGCGTTCGCGCTCGGCACGATGTGGCTCGACCAACGCCAGCACAGGGCCACGGGCGACAAGGTGGCGATGGGTTAG
- a CDS encoding septal ring lytic transglycosylase RlpA family protein, giving the protein MIRPICAALALTCLSAPADAETCIASRYGYSGGRTASGERMNPNAMTAAHRARPFGSHVTVTSHSTGRSVTVRINDRGPFVKGRCIDLSTGAARVLGVAGTAMVSLR; this is encoded by the coding sequence ATGATCCGCCCGATATGCGCCGCGCTGGCGCTCACCTGCCTGTCTGCGCCGGCAGACGCCGAAACCTGTATTGCTTCTCGCTATGGTTATAGCGGAGGCCGAACCGCATCGGGCGAGCGGATGAATCCAAATGCGATGACCGCGGCGCATCGCGCCAGACCATTCGGCTCTCACGTCACAGTCACCTCACATTCCACCGGGCGAAGCGTCACCGTCCGGATAAACGATCGTGGTCCGTTCGTGAAGGGACGGTGCATCGACCTATCCACGGGGGCCGCCCGTGTGCTTGGCGTGGCCGGGACTGCGATGGTCTCCCTCCGCTGA